A stretch of Brachyhypopomus gauderio isolate BG-103 chromosome 3, BGAUD_0.2, whole genome shotgun sequence DNA encodes these proteins:
- the nherf1a gene encoding Na(+)/H(+) exchange regulatory cofactor NHE-RF1a, translated as MSSALRPRLCVLEKGADGYGFHLHGEKGKPGQFIRLVEPNSPAEMSGLLAGDRVAFVNGDAVEGESHQQVVSRIRAVTGKLELIVIDAETEELLKKHNLKCQKEFITEGIPLPRSETDSGDDVKDGAPRASTPAPNTNGDIAIDRLSVSSKESKSELRPRLCHMKKGATGYGFNLHSEKSKEGQYIRAVDEDSPAEKSGLRPQDKVVQVNGVSVSAMQHSDVVAAIKAGGDELRMLVVDPDTDAFFSQCRVQPTDQHLTGPLPEPAPMTDENEQVKEEGHQEEGPQEEGRQEEGPQEDQALLSAGPATPMMSSTSPTPAAICSPPPEEKPLCGDAGTNLDLNVSLQQAKERAHQKRSNKRAPPMDWCKRSELFSNL; from the exons ATGTCAAGCGCTCTTAGGCCTAGATTGTGCGTTTTAGAAAAGGGTGCTGATGGTTATGGGTTTCATCTCCACGGTGAGAAGGGGAAGCCGGGTCAGTTCATCCGTCTTGTGGAACCGAATTCTCCGGCTGAGATGTCCGGTCTACTCGCCGGGGACAGAGTTGCGTTTGTTAATGGAGACGCCGTAGAAGGAGAAAGTCATCAGCAAGTTGTCTCCCGGATACGAGCTGTTACAGGCAAACTGGAACTAATCGTAATTGATGCTGAGACGGAGGAACTTCTTAAAAAGCATAACCTGAAGTGCCAGAAAGAGTTCATCACCGAGGGGATTCCGTTGCCCAGAAGCGAGACGGACAGCGGAGATGATGTTAAGGATGGTGCACCAAGGGCATCGACGCCTGCTCCAAACACAAACGGTGACATTGCCATCGATAGGTTGAGCGTGAGCTCCAAG GAGTCAAAGAGCGAGCTTCGTCCCCGTCTCTGTCACATGAAGAAGGGGGCGACTGGTTATGGCTTTAACCTGCACAGTGAGAAGTCCAAAGAGGGTCAGTATATCAGGGCGGTGGACGAGGACTCTCCCGCTGAGAAGTCTGGACTTCGGCCCCAAGATAAAGTGGTGCAG GTGAACGGCGTGTCCGTCTCGGCCATGCAGCACTCCGACGTGGTGGCTGCCATCAAGGCGGGTGGAGACGAGCTCCGGATGCTGGTGGTGGATCCGGACACAGATGCCTTCTTCAGCCAGTGCCGGGTGCAGCCCACAGACCAGCACCTCACAG GCCCTCTTCCTGAACCTGCTCCCATGACAGATGAAAACGAACAG GTGAAGGAGGAGGGGCATCAGGAGGAGGGGCCTCAGGAAGAGGGGCGTCAGGAGGAGGGGCCTCAGGAGGACCAAGCCCTACTGTCAGCGGGTCCCGCTACACCCATGATGTCCTCCACCTCACCCACACCTGCTGCTATCTGCAGCCCACCACCTGAG GAGAAGCCTTTGTGTGGGGATGCAGGCACCAATCTGGATCTGAACGTCTCGCTGCAACAGGCTAAGGAGCGTGCACACCAGAAACGCTCCAACAAGAGAGCGCCCCCTATGGACTGGTGCAAACGAAGCGAGCTCTTCAGCAATCTGTAA
- the mbtd1 gene encoding MBT domain-containing protein 1, protein MEEARDLAERSSRPERKRRDSFGIFDGYDSSEESSSSSSSEDSEDEVRSIPATLPIIKNNGQVYTYPDGKAGMATCEMCGMVGVRDAFYSKTKRFCSVSCSRSYSSNSKKASILARLQGKPPTKKAKVLQKQPLMAKLAAYAQYQANQQNQAKSKSVVPVEEFDWGRYICSNNLVGAPVSCFKHVQLYLFWSDVTEGVRVEVLNSDTNLSTKVYWIAGIVKLAGFKALLRYEGFESDSSHDFWCNLCAPEIHPVGWCASNGKPLVPPKSIQHKYSNWKAFLVKRLTGAKTLPPDFSTKVQESTQYPFKKLMRVEVVDKTHLCRTRVALVEQVIGGRLRLVYEESQDGTDDFWCHMFSPLIHSIGWSRSIGHRFKRSDVSKKIDGLTDAPSQLFLKVKDVDQSGDWFKDNMKLEAIDPLNLSAICVATVRKVLADGYLMIGIDGSEAADGSDWFCYHSTSPSIFPAGFCEINSIELTPPRGYSKLPFKWFDYLRETGSIAAPVKLFNKEVPNHGFREGMKLEAVDLMEPRLVCVATVTRIIHRLLRIHFDGWEDEYDQWVDCESPDLYPVGWCQLTGYQLQPPAAQATREAPPNVTKQKKKAPQYKGQKKKRKIPVGRRPVGFGGSLRRSSFSGDEEQTPPHYLPHPSGSRRPPASGVERDRSLNSEVTLQLKEETPEVDEFTFSQGTSDQESNGSGSYCIKQEP, encoded by the exons ATGGAAGAAGCAAGAGATTTG GCTGAGCGCAGTTCGCGTCCAGAGCGGAAGAGGAGAGACTCGTTTGGCATTTTTGATGGATATGACAGCAGTGAGGAGTCGAGCAGCAGCTCCAGCTCGGAGGACAGCGAGGATGAAGTGCGCAGCATCCCCGCCACTCTGCCTATCATCAAGAACAACGGCCAGGTGTACACATACCCAGATGGCAAGGCAGGAATGG CAACTTGTGAGATGTGTGGCATGGTTGGTGTGCGAGACGCTTTCTACTCAAAAACAAAGAGGTTCTGTAGTGTGTCTTGTTCCAGAAGCTACTCCTCCAATTCTAAAAAAGCCAGTATATTGGCAAGACTTCAG GGTAAACCACCAACAAAAAAGGCAAAGGTCTTACAGAAACAGCCTTTAATGGCAAAGCTGGCAGCTTACGCACAGTATCAAGCAAATCAGCAGAACCAAGCTAAATCAAAATCAG TGGTTCCTGTTGAGGAGTTTGACTGGGGCCGATACATCTGTAGCAATAACCTGGTTGGCGCACCAGTAAGCTGTTTCAAACAT gTACAGTTATATTTGTTCTGGAGTGACGTCActgagggtgtgagggtagaGGTCCTCAATTCTGACACAAACCTCTCTACCAAAGTTTACTGGATAGCAGGGATTGTAAAATTGGCAG GTTTCAAAGCACTTCTTCGATATGAGGGATTTGAGAGCGACTCGAGCCATGACTTCTGGTGTAATCTGTGTGCCCCTGAAATACATCCTGTTGGATGGTGTGCCTCAAACGGAAAACCCCTGGTACCTCCCAAAT CAATACAACATAAGTACTCTAACTGGAAGGCATTTCTTGTGAAGCGACTAACTGGAGCCAAGACTCTCCCACCTGATTTTTCTACAAAG GTGCAGGAGAGCACGCAGTACCCTTTTAAGAAACTGAtgcgtgtggaggtggtggacaAGACGCATTTGTGTCGAACGCGTGTGGCCCTGGTGGAGCAGGTGATCGGGGGCCGTCTGCGATTGGTTTACGAGGAGAGCCAGGACGGCACTGATGACTTCTGGTGTCACATGTTCAGCCCCCTCATCCATTCCATTGGCTGGTCGAGGAGTATTGGACACCGCTTCAAAAGATCTG ATGTGTCAAAGAAAATTGATGGCCTTACAGATGCCCCTTCACAGTTATTTTTGAAG GTGAAGGATGTGGACCAAAGTGGTGATTGGTTCAAAGACAACATGAAGCTAGAGGCAATAGACCCTCTCAATCTCTCAGCGATATGTGTCGCTACTGTAAGAAAG GTGTTGGCAGATGGGTACCTCATGATAGGCATCGATGGCTCGGAGGCAGCCGATGGCTCCGATTGGTTCTGCTAccactccacctctccctccatcttcccaGCAGGCTTCTGTGAAATCAACAGTATCGAGCTCACACCCCCAAGAG GGTACTCCAAACTGCCATTCAAATGGTTTGACTACCTCAGAGAAACCGGGTCAATAGCAGCCCCTGTGAAGCTCTTTAACAAA gaagTCCCCAACCATGGCTTCCGCGAGGGGATGAAGCTGGAGGCAGTGGACCTGATGGAGCCACGACTGGTGTGCGTGGCCACCGTCACCAGGATCATCCACCGGCTACTCCGCATCCACTTTGACGGCTGGGAAGACGAGTATGACCAGTGGGTGGACTGCGAGTCCCCAGACCTCTATCCTGTGGGCTGGTGTCAGCTCACCGGCTACCAACTCCAGCCACCTGCCGCACAGG CCACAAGAGAAGCACCTCCGAATGTTACAAAGCAGAAGAAAAAGGCTCCACAGTACAAAGGGCAGAAGAAAA AGAGGAAGATTCCAGTTGGGAGAAGGCCGGTCGGGTTTGGTGGGTCTCTGAGGAGGAGCAGTTTCTCAGGCGATGAAGAGCAGACTCCGCCCCATTACCTGCCCCACCCATCTGGGTCCAGGCGACCTCCCGCCTCAGGGGTGGAGCGTGATCGCTCTCTCAACTCAG AGGTCACGCTGCAGCTAAAGGAGGAGACGCCGGAGGTGGATGAGTTCACCTTCTCGCAGGGCACGTCGGACCAAGAGAGCAATGGCTCGGGCAGCTACTGCATCAAGCAGGAGCCCTGA
- the narf gene encoding nuclear prelamin A recognition factor produces MSEVNIARKKEKCENCTKQCNKKQSDDAVISLQDRGATNGEVSGHVLAQPVLLSACLTCEGCVSDEESQKISQQNLQEINRVLALNKKCDTSKHKVLVASVCPQSLPFFAVKFHLDIPEAAQKLCGFLKSVGVKYVFDTTLAASFSILESQREFVQRYRRKHHDTHAMPMFTSSCPGWIRYAEHVLGSLVTPHICTARSPQHIMGSLVKDYFSKQQKLTPHQLYHIVVAPCFDKKLEAVKDEFFTSLLDSRDVDCVLTSGEILHLMKQSNVSLQDADSVPLDPVIGEIGDADLTRHDGRGSEGFLEHIYKYAAKELFGLDVQEIVYKTLRNRDFQEVVLERDGETLLQFAAVYGFRNIQTLVHRMRKGRVPYQLVEVLSCPGGCVSGRGQAEGEGGRPDRALVQQMEEAYSSLPVRLPEANPQVQRLYQDWLEGQDSPRAQQTLHTQYSNHTQTSPHTLIPDIQW; encoded by the exons ATGTCTGAAGTTAACATTGCAAGAAAAAAAGAGAAGTGTGAAAATTGCACTAAACAG TGCAATAAGAAACAGAGTGATGATGCTGTAATCTCACTGCAGGACAGGGGTGCTACCAATGGAGAG GTGAGTGGACATGTCTTGGCCCAGCCCGTCTTGCTGAGTGCCTGCCTCACCTGTGAAGGCTGTGTGTCTGATGAAGAGAGCCAGAAGATCTCCCAGCAAAACTTACAGGAAATCAACCGTGTTCTCGCTTTAAATAAG AAATGTGATACCTCGAAGCACAAAGTTCTGGTTGCGTCTGTGTGTCCTCAGTCCTTGCCGTTTTTTGCCGTCAAATTTCATCTCGATATCCCAGAGGCTGCACAAAAGCTTTGTGGCTTCCTGAAAAGTGTGG GCGTTAAATATGTGTTTGACACAACGCTGGCTGCTAGCTTCAGCATTCTGGAGAGCCAGAGGGAATTTGTACAGCGATATCGTCGCAAGCATCACGACACTCATGCCATGCCAATGTTCACCTCCTCATGTCCAG gatGGATCCGCTATGCAGAACATGTGCTTGGAAGCCTCGTCACTCCTCATATCTGTACAGCAAGGTCACCTCAGCACATCATGGGTTCTTTGGTCAAAGACTACTTCAGCAAACAgcag AAGCTCACCCCACACCAGCTCTACCATATCGTGGTGGCCCCTTGCTTTGATAAGAAGCTGGAAGCAGTGAAGGATGAGTTCTTCACCAGCCTGCTTGATTCCAGAGATGTGGACTGTGTGCTTACCTCAG GGGAAATTCTGCACCTGATGAAGCAGAGTAATGTGTCTCTGCAGGACGCCGACTCTGTCCCTTTGGATCCCGT GATTGGCGAGATTGGTGACGCAGACTTGACGAGGCACGACGGCCGGGGTTCGGAGGGCTTCCTAGAGCACATATACAAATATGCAGCCAAAGAGCTCTTTGGCCTGGATGTTCAAGAGATTGTATACAAGACCCTCAG GAACCGAGACTTCCAGGAGGTGGTGCTAGAACGTGACGGAGAAACGTTGCTCCAGTTCGCTGCAGTCTATGGTTTCCGGAACATTCAGACTCTCGTGCATCGCATGCGAAAAGGAAGAGTGCCCTACCAGCTAGTGgaggtcctgtcctgtcctggag GCTGTGTGAGTGGGCGTGGCCAGGCAGAAGGGGAAGGAGGCAGGCCTGACCGGGCCTTGGTCCAGCAAATGGAGGAGGCCTACAGCAGTTTGCCTGTGCGGCTGCCTGAGGCCAACCCTCAAGTCCAGCGTCTTTACCAAGACTGGCTGGAAGGCCAGGACTCTCCACGTGCCCAACAGACCCTCCACACCCAGTATAGCAACCATACGCaaacctccccacacaccctcatccCTGATATACAGTGGTGA